CAAAACTGTTACTGTACCGTTTACCAAACACTGTTGGTATTTTAAGTTTCAATTAatactttttttctttaataagacTAGTGATGTGCATTGCAGCATTTAGCAGCTAGCCAACTAGTCTCAAAGATAAAATGCACAGGAAGACAGTCCAAAAAAATGCGTGATTAATGTGCGTTGTGTATAAAtatgatgagagagagagagagagagagagagaaaatgaaggtcttatgctgcgtttacaccagccgcagtaAAGGCGGCAAGCAcgggtgatttacatgtaaGGTCAATGCAAGgatgcgattaggcatcctgcggtgcAGTACACGCGGTGCAATTGAAAAATCggaacttcggcggatttccgCGCCGCGATAACCattcaggaccttgctgtagtagtgacatgattacaggaagcgagcggagtctcagcagagtcgcagaagcccctcccatgacgcaaatttccgcgtgaagGTCTCGAATGGCTAGAATTTCAcacacgaatgaagcgagtaaactcaaatgttcaagcgtccaactacgcgcaaatagggcgtttttgccgcctctaccgcggctggtgtaaacgcagcattagacatGAGGTAAGTAGATAGAAGATGATAAACGTGTAAGTAGGGTTgggcaaaattttttttttttgattaatctgggtttttttacgtggtcgattcaaaatcgattctcaaggCCAACATTGAatgtaagattaacgttaatctaattactagtcttctccactcgactgttctgacttttttagcaaacatttttcatctttcatcaaaattgtattgtatttaacataattgtatgcatttgaaaattagagatgggttctgttttaatattcccaagtgtacctaaaataaaagagtttaatatacaggtttgtggctcttaatttctttttattaattacccacttatAAACTTATGTTCATTGTTCTTTTTCATAAATATAGATTTTTGTATCGAATtcgagttgaatcgagaataaAAATCAATCACCCCCCCCCCCGAAATCGAACcaatagcttgtgaatcgaaattgaatcgatcgGTAACATCTttatcgatacccagccctacgtATAAAGCCGATTTATAGTTGTTACgcagaccgcaagcgctgtgattggtccaacAGAACCCCTCCCGCCAggaaaaaaactgcgtcataggtatttccgtttgcgacggtgaaaacaaagatgatccaagttgaggagtgatttaactcaaactgcaacaaaagtcgcagtttatttacttccatcattgctggtattcttaatcatacacaacaagttgctgtttcttctttgtttgtgggttaacttgcaaAGCTTCTTCTTATTTGACGGtcgtgctgctactgtggttacacgcgtggttactgcctaccagcggtctgcgcgtgtgtttgcacgtcgacgcggacgacgacgcaaaagtataaatgaaaaccgacgcaaAACCTGCGCCGtagtaaaatataattaaagtaGGCTAActaactgtacttttacttgagtagaagATGTTATTACTCTGTCCACCTGTTACTTGGCTAACAGCTACTGTAAGTTCTTCTGCTGATTATGGCTCCAGTGTAAATTAGGTTATAGGCTGTACCAGTTTGGCATGACATGGCTTGTATGATTTCCGCCATGTGAAAAATGAGGGTGTAATCGCAGAATTCAGGCATTAAAATggttttctgaaaaataaaattgtttacTGTATTTGTTGGGCTGAAACTTAGGATTCAGATGTAAACAGTGTTTGCTATGCATAGCGCCCGTCCAAACAAACATGAGAATTATAAGAAGAGAATCGTACCTTTCTCTTGTTGTGGTAGGTGATGTACAAGATGGCCACCAGAAAAGCGATGATGACCAGGTGAAAGAAGAAATGTGAATCTTCATCCCGAGGTGTGTAGACTGTTGTGTCTATGTGAACATCTATGTCAGGGCCATTATGAAGATTCCTCTCATTACCCTGAGTGGCCGAGATAATATAGTTATCTTGGTCGTCATCGCCGTCATCATCGTTAATGTCTTCATCTCCAATGTTAGGTCCTGGGGTAATATCGTCCATGTAATCCTCTTCTTTAGTTTCATCAGGGATGGTGATGGTGGGCTGTTTGTCTGCAGACACAGGGTTGGCCTTCTGGGAAGCTTGTTCTTCATCCACCACAGTGGTTGTACTGATGACTGTGGTGGAGGGTAAAAGAAGAGCGGTGGCGGCAGCAGGTGATATTGTTTTGGTGAGGTTGATGTGAACAATAGGAGCTGCTGTTGTTGTACTCAACACCTCAGCCGGTTTATCCACATTACTGTCATTTATTGTGGTGGAAACATTAGGTGTTTCCTCGTTTTCAGTTGGATGCTCACTGCTGCCCTGAATAATCTTACCTGTagacaaaataaagaaaatattgcaAGTATGTAAAGTGAAATATATCATTATTTCATTTGCTCACATTAAATTTCAAATCTTTCTTTTGGTAGATACTTCAGCtgaaataaacacacaacatttcaatgtttttatattacttccattatttaatttttgttttaaaccatTAACGTGCCATTAAATTACTATGCAAACGAGATGTGTGGAAACACCAATTTATATAAACAAATCATTCTGCAATGCTTTtgtaactatttaaaaaaaactttttttcatgTCTCTTTTGTGGAGTTGAATTTTCTAGGTCTTAATTCTGAAAAACAATggttacattttaaacaatgaaactACAGTGTTTCTTGGATTAtgtactttaattttttttattgaacaaaatgttaTCATTACAATCAACACATTAACAATTAGGAATaacatcttaaaggaatattccattttcttaaaagaaaaatccagataatttactcaccaccatgtcatccaaaatgttgatgtctttctttgttcagtcgagaagaaattatgttttttgaagaaaacattgcagaatttttctaattttaatggactttaatagaacccaacatttaatacttaactcaacacttaaccgtttttttcaacggagtttcaaaggactataaacaatcccaaacgaggcataagggtcttatctagcaaaacgattgtcatttttgacaagaaaaataacaaatatatacttttaaatcacaacttttcgtcaaggtccggtccagggcgacctaacgtaaatgcgtagtggcgtagggaggtcacgtgttacatatataaaacgcacatttgcggaccattttaaacaataaactgacacaaagacattaattagtatcagttgacatacatgtaggaacggtcctctttcaagatgcttgtaaacactggggcggagtttcgcgttcgtcctctgtgacctcttgacgtcatgagtaattgcggtgacgtagtggggtcaactggcgcatcacgaccggatctacacgacgagaagttgtgctttaaaaagtgtatatttgttatttttattgtcaaaaatgacaatcgtttcgctagataagacccttatgcctcgtttgggattgtttatagtcctttgaaactccgttgaaaaaaactgttaagtgtcgagttaagtattaaatgttgggttctattaaagtccattaaaattataacaattctgcaatgttttcttcaaaaaacataatttcttctcgactgaacaaagaaagacatcaacattttggatgacatggtggtgagtaaattatctggatttttcttttaagaaaatggactaatcctttaaggaatAAGTTATGTACTTTATGTTTATTCTAAATTGgaacttgatgacgtatgcggctGACAAATGCGACTTCAGGTGGACTCATGTGACGCAGTTACTGTGTGTATTAATGTGTTCAGCTACAGTGTGTAGTGTACATGTCTTTACACTGTTGGGGAAATAAATAACACGGATTATggcttatttacaaacaaacgacagttttatttacaaaaaacagaCTACTACGTCAAAACCAGCCTTCCGGTTTCTTCATAATTTAGATCATTATTACCTATCTGTGCTTTTACTTGTAAACAGATGTAATGATTTCATGGCAAATATGTGATAATGCAGATGGATAAAACGCTTTCGATTTAACCAGGTTTACTTTTCACACAAGCTAACGTATGCTTGATGATGTCACAAAGGTATCGTTGTCATTAgagtaaatgtaaatgaatcgAATTCAAGGAGTAAATCTGTCACTTACCCGATGTTGTCACTGGAAGACATCGAACAGATAGAATCTGCAGAGACATTAACACTATAAAAACTCCCATAGCTGATCGTCTCACGTCTACTCTATGCACAGCCGCCATCTTC
This sequence is a window from Misgurnus anguillicaudatus chromosome 9, ASM2758022v2, whole genome shotgun sequence. Protein-coding genes within it:
- the c9h5orf15 gene encoding keratinocyte-associated transmembrane protein 2, whose protein sequence is MRRTSQKMAAVHRVDVRRSAMGVFIVLMSLQILSVRCLPVTTSGKIIQGSSEHPTENEETPNVSTTINDSNVDKPAEVLSTTTAAPIVHINLTKTISPAAATALLLPSTTVISTTTVVDEEQASQKANPVSADKQPTITIPDETKEEDYMDDITPGPNIGDEDINDDDGDDDQDNYIISATQGNERNLHNGPDIDVHIDTTVYTPRDEDSHFFFHLVIIAFLVAILYITYHNKRKIMLLAQSRRWRDGICSRGVDYHRLDQNVQEAMPSLKMTKDYVF